A single window of Hippocampus zosterae strain Florida chromosome 15, ASM2543408v3, whole genome shotgun sequence DNA harbors:
- the sf3a2 gene encoding splicing factor 3A subunit 2, with protein sequence MDFQHRAGGKTGSGGVASSSESNRDRRERLRQLALETIDINKDPYFMKNHLGSYECKLCLTLHNNEGSYLAHTQGKKHQTNLARRAAKEAKEAPAQPAPAKVKVEVKKFVKIGRPGYKVTKQRDPETGQQSLLFQIDYPEVAEGIGPRHRFMSAYEQRIEPPDRRWQYLLLAAEPYETIAFKVPSREIDKAESRFWTHWNRETKQFFLQFHFKMEKALLPPTGPPPPAAMKRPPPLMSAPRPQNESMPPPPGGMILPPGAPGTPQMPPQMPMPPMPMRPPPPEGLTVANN encoded by the exons ATGGATTTCCAACATCGAGCTGGAGGGAAGACGGGAAGTGGAGGGGTGGCGTCCTCCTCGGAGAGTAATCGGGACAGACGAGAGCGGTTGCGCCAGCTGGCTCTGGAGACCATTGACATCAACAAAGATCCCTACTTTATGAAGAATCATTTAGGATCATATGAGTGCAAACTTTGCCTGACGCTTCACAACAACGAG GGCAGCTACTTAGCACATACACAAGGAAAGAAGCATCAGACTAATTT agCGCGGCGAGCTGCCAAAGAGGCCAAAGAAGCTCCTGCTCAGCCGGCACCAGCAAAAGTAAAGGTTGAGGTCAAGAAGTTTGTGAAAATTGGTCGGCCCGGATATAAAG TAACCAAGCAGAGGGATCCGGAGACTGGGCAGCAGTCTTTACTTTTCCAG ATTGACTACCCGGAAGTAGCGGAAGGTATTGGGCCCAGACACCGTTTCATGTCTGCATACGAACAGCGCATCGAGCCCCCGGACCGCCGTTGGCAGTACCTGTTGCTCGCTGCGGAACCTTACGAGACCATTGCTTTTAAG GTCCCCAGTAGAGAAATCGACAAAGCAGAGAGCCGCTTCTGGACACACTGGAACCGAGAAACAAAACAG TTCTTCCTTCagttccactttaaaatggaaaaagctcTCCTACCCCCGACTGGTCCACCGCCTCCTGCTGCCATGAAGCGTCCTCCCCCTCTTATGAGTGCGCCTCGCCCACAAAACGAGTCCATGCCTCCACCTCCGGGTGGGATGATCCTTCCCCCAGGTGCCCCCGGTACCCCACAAATGCCCCCTCAAATGCCCATGCCACCAATGCCAATGAGGCCACCACCCCCCGAGGGCCTGACAGTGGCTAACAATTAA
- the LOC127615890 gene encoding uncharacterized protein LOC127615890, which yields MEESYETFEEEFGPTRKDSLPQKPARQIRQPEMYASRKFTEEMSAVPQPPKVEPKALPMEPTAPRKFPVQKTLSVQNLAQIETPWENVTLNRCLFVAISILVLTSGFQRLHETLRGQRIAEEEQEIELTGRQPNTLRHRGKPPQPETTLWEVLFWWLPDLDDDDEDDDEKRTKSGLRNKPMPDKKLVKQSKGTFQARRAKKVQKQKAKNKKEKEKDMLKTSDQPDEQKVEKEEEEVFDAEMEKEKKKKSQKG from the exons ATGGAGGAAAGCTATGAGACCTTTGAAGAGGAGTTCGGGCCAACAAGAAAAGATTCTCTTCCGCAGAAGCCTGCTCGACAAATCCGACAACCAG aAATGTATGCGAGCAGGAAGTTTACAGAG GAAATGTCTGCAGTTCCTCAGCCCCCAAAAGTAGAACCAAAGGCGTTACCGATGGAACCAACTGCTCCCAGGAAAT TTCCTGTACAAAAAACTTTATCCGTGCAGAATTTGGCTCAGATTGAAACACCGTGGGAGAATGTCACACTCAACCGTTGTCTCTTTGTGGCCATTTCAATCCTGGTCCTCACCTCGGGCTTCCAAAGACTTCATG AGACCCTGCGTGGTCAGAGGATAGCAGAGGAGGAGCAAGAGATCGAATTGACCGGGAGGCAACCAAACACGTTACGACACAGAGGCAAACCACCGCAg cCCGAGACAACCCTGTGGGAAGTTTTATTTTGGTGGCTGCCGGATCttgatgacgatgacgaagacgacgacgaaAAAAGGACGAAGAGTGGTCTCAGAAACAAGCCAATGCCAGACAAAAAACTCGTGAAGCAGAGCAAAGGGACATTCCAGGCCAGGAGGGCCAAGAAAGTCCAAAAGCAAAAGGCGAAGAacaagaaggagaaagagaaggatATGCTGAAGACATCTGACCAACCAGATGAGCAAAAAGTggaaaaggaagaggaggaggtatTTGACGCAGAGATggagaaggaaaagaagaaaaagagtcaAAAAGGATGA